From one Bacteroides fragilis NCTC 9343 genomic stretch:
- the purL gene encoding phosphoribosylformylglycinamidine synthase — MILFFRTPSKSVIAVESNHELNANDNNKLCWLFGEAMPESEENLQGCFVGPRREMITPWSTNAVEITQNMGLDGISRIEEYFPVKDENADHDPMLQRMYKGLNQNVFTTNRQPEAIIYIDDLEAYNEKEGLALSKEEMDYLKKVESDLGRRLTDSEVFGFAQINSEHCRHKIFGGTFIIDGVEQESSLFQMIKKTTQENPNKIISAYKDNVAFAEGPVVEQFAPADHSKPDFFRIKDIKSVISLKAETHNFPTTVEPFNGASTGTGGEIRDRMGGGKGSWPIAGTAVYMTSYPRTEEGREWEDILPVRKWLYQTPEQILIKASNGASDFGNKFGQPLICGSVLTFEHTENNETYAYDKVIMLAGGVGYGTQRDCLKGQPEAGNKVVVIGGDNYRIGLGGGSVSSVDTGRYSSGIELNAVQRANAEMQKRANNVVRALCEEDENPVVSIHDHGSAGHVNCLSELVEECGGLIDMSKLPIGDKTLSAKEIIANESQERMGLLIKEEAIEHVRQIAERERAPMYVVGETTGDHRFAFQQADGVRPFDLAVDQMFGSSPKTYMIDKTVERHYTMPEYETSKLHEYLTQVLQLEAVACKDWLTNKVDRSVTGKVARQQCQGEIQLPLSDCGVVALDYRGEKGIATSIGHAPQAALADPAAGSILSVSEALTNLVWAPLAEGLDSVSLSANWMWPCRSQEGEDARLYTAVKALSDFCCALQINVPTGKDSLSMTQKYPNGEKVVSPGTVIVSAGGEVSDIKKVVSPVLVNDAKTTLYHIDFSFDNLKLGGSAFAQSLGKVGSEVPCVQDAEYFRDAFLAVQELVNKGLILAGHDISAGGLITTLLEMCFANVEGGLEISLDKMKETDIVKILFAENPGIVIQISDKHKDEVKKILEDAGVGFIKLGKPTDERHILVNKEGATYQFGIDYMRDVWYSSSYLLDRKQSMNGCAKKRFENYKMQPLEFAFMPGFKGKLSQYGITPERRTPSGIRAAIIREKGTNGEREMAYSLYLAGFDVKDVTMTDLISGRETLEDVNMIVYCGGFSNSDVLGSAKGWAGGFLFNPKAKEALDKFYAREDTLSLGICNGCQLMMELGLVNPEHEKKGKMLHNESHKFESTFVGVTIPTNRSVMFGSLSGSKLGIWVAHGEGKFSLPYDEDQYNVVAKYSYDEYPGNPNGSDYSIAALASADGRHLAMMPHLERAIFPWQNACYPADRVHNDQVTPWIEAFVNARKWVEEKKK, encoded by the coding sequence ATGATTCTTTTTTTCAGAACCCCTTCCAAGAGCGTGATTGCCGTAGAGAGCAACCACGAACTTAACGCGAACGACAACAACAAACTCTGCTGGCTTTTTGGTGAAGCCATGCCGGAAAGTGAAGAAAACCTGCAAGGCTGCTTCGTCGGGCCACGACGTGAAATGATTACTCCATGGAGTACCAACGCAGTAGAAATAACCCAGAACATGGGACTCGACGGCATTAGCCGCATCGAGGAATATTTCCCCGTAAAAGATGAAAATGCAGACCATGATCCCATGCTGCAACGCATGTACAAAGGTCTTAACCAAAATGTATTCACTACCAACCGCCAGCCGGAAGCTATTATTTATATCGACGATCTGGAAGCCTACAATGAAAAAGAAGGCCTTGCCCTGTCAAAAGAAGAAATGGACTACCTGAAAAAGGTAGAATCTGATTTAGGACGTCGCCTGACTGATTCTGAAGTATTCGGATTCGCACAAATCAACTCGGAGCATTGCCGTCACAAAATCTTTGGCGGAACGTTTATCATCGATGGCGTAGAACAGGAGTCTTCTCTCTTTCAGATGATCAAAAAGACGACCCAGGAGAACCCCAATAAGATTATCTCGGCCTATAAAGATAATGTGGCTTTTGCCGAAGGTCCGGTAGTCGAGCAATTCGCTCCGGCAGATCACTCTAAGCCCGACTTCTTCCGGATAAAGGACATCAAGAGTGTTATTTCACTAAAAGCGGAAACTCACAACTTCCCTACTACCGTAGAACCTTTCAACGGCGCATCTACCGGTACCGGTGGTGAAATCCGCGACCGTATGGGAGGAGGTAAAGGTTCATGGCCCATTGCCGGAACTGCTGTTTACATGACTTCTTACCCGCGCACCGAAGAAGGACGCGAATGGGAAGACATCTTGCCGGTACGCAAATGGTTGTATCAGACTCCGGAACAGATCCTGATCAAGGCATCCAACGGAGCAAGTGACTTCGGCAACAAGTTTGGCCAACCGCTGATCTGTGGTTCGGTATTAACTTTTGAACATACAGAAAACAACGAAACTTATGCCTACGACAAAGTGATCATGCTTGCCGGTGGTGTAGGTTACGGCACACAACGCGACTGTTTAAAAGGACAGCCGGAAGCCGGCAACAAAGTAGTGGTCATCGGTGGCGACAATTACCGCATCGGATTGGGCGGTGGTTCTGTTTCATCGGTTGATACAGGTCGTTACAGCAGCGGAATCGAGCTGAATGCCGTACAACGTGCCAATGCAGAAATGCAGAAACGTGCCAACAACGTGGTTCGTGCTCTTTGCGAAGAGGATGAAAATCCGGTGGTATCGATTCATGACCATGGTTCGGCCGGACACGTCAACTGTCTGTCTGAGTTGGTAGAAGAATGTGGCGGCCTGATCGATATGAGCAAATTGCCTATCGGCGACAAAACGCTGTCGGCTAAAGAAATTATAGCAAACGAAAGTCAGGAGCGCATGGGACTCCTTATTAAAGAGGAAGCCATTGAACACGTACGCCAAATTGCCGAACGTGAACGCGCTCCGATGTATGTAGTAGGCGAAACAACCGGCGACCATCGTTTTGCGTTCCAGCAAGCGGACGGTGTGCGTCCGTTCGATTTGGCTGTGGACCAGATGTTCGGTTCTTCTCCCAAGACCTACATGATAGACAAAACCGTAGAACGTCACTATACAATGCCGGAATATGAAACATCTAAACTTCACGAATACCTGACCCAGGTGTTGCAATTGGAAGCAGTAGCTTGTAAAGACTGGCTGACCAATAAAGTAGACCGTTCCGTTACCGGTAAAGTAGCCCGTCAGCAATGTCAGGGCGAGATTCAATTGCCATTGAGCGATTGTGGAGTAGTAGCATTGGATTATCGTGGCGAAAAAGGTATCGCTACTTCTATCGGACATGCCCCTCAGGCTGCATTGGCCGATCCGGCGGCAGGTTCTATTCTTTCTGTATCCGAAGCACTGACCAATTTGGTATGGGCTCCGCTGGCCGAAGGTTTGGACAGTGTATCACTCTCCGCCAACTGGATGTGGCCATGCCGCTCACAGGAAGGAGAAGACGCACGCCTCTACACAGCTGTAAAAGCCTTAAGTGACTTCTGCTGTGCACTTCAGATCAATGTACCTACCGGAAAGGACTCTTTGTCCATGACCCAGAAATATCCGAACGGAGAAAAAGTTGTTTCTCCCGGAACAGTTATCGTATCAGCAGGCGGTGAAGTCTCGGACATAAAGAAAGTGGTCTCTCCGGTACTCGTCAACGATGCAAAAACCACACTTTACCATATCGACTTCAGTTTCGACAACCTCAAACTGGGCGGTTCGGCTTTCGCACAGTCATTGGGTAAAGTCGGTAGCGAAGTACCTTGTGTACAGGATGCCGAATACTTCCGTGATGCTTTTCTGGCAGTACAAGAGTTGGTAAATAAAGGACTGATCCTTGCCGGACACGACATCTCAGCTGGTGGTCTGATCACGACTCTGCTCGAAATGTGCTTTGCCAACGTAGAAGGCGGTCTGGAAATCAGCCTTGATAAAATGAAAGAGACAGATATCGTGAAGATTCTGTTCGCCGAAAATCCGGGTATCGTTATTCAGATCAGCGACAAGCATAAGGACGAAGTGAAGAAAATCCTTGAAGATGCAGGTGTCGGTTTCATTAAATTGGGTAAACCGACAGACGAACGCCATATCTTGGTAAACAAAGAGGGTGCTACTTATCAGTTCGGCATTGACTATATGCGTGATGTATGGTATTCTTCTTCTTACCTGCTCGACCGTAAACAGTCAATGAACGGATGTGCTAAGAAGCGTTTTGAGAACTACAAGATGCAACCGCTCGAATTTGCGTTCATGCCGGGATTCAAAGGAAAACTTTCACAGTATGGCATCACTCCCGAACGTCGCACACCGAGCGGTATACGTGCCGCCATCATCCGCGAGAAAGGAACCAACGGTGAGCGCGAAATGGCTTACTCACTCTATTTGGCAGGTTTCGATGTAAAAGACGTGACCATGACCGACCTTATCAGCGGACGTGAGACACTGGAAGATGTAAATATGATTGTTTATTGCGGCGGTTTCTCCAACTCGGACGTGTTGGGTTCTGCCAAAGGATGGGCCGGAGGATTCCTGTTCAACCCGAAAGCAAAAGAGGCTCTTGATAAATTCTATGCCCGCGAAGACACCCTGTCATTAGGTATCTGTAACGGTTGTCAGTTGATGATGGAACTGGGATTGGTAAATCCGGAACACGAGAAGAAAGGAAAGATGTTGCACAACGAATCACATAAGTTCGAATCGACTTTCGTCGGTGTCACCATCCCGACTAACCGTAGTGTCATGTTCGGTTCACTGAGTGGCAGCAAACTGGGTATTTGGGTAGCGCACGGAGAAGGAAAATTCTCTCTGCCATACGATGAAGACCAATACAACGTAGTTGCTAAATACTCTTATGACGAATACCCGGGCAATCCGAACGGATCGGATTATTCAATAGCCGCTCTGGCCAGTGCAGACGGACGCCATCTGGCCATGATGCCTCACCTGGAACGTGCTATCTTCCCGTGGCAAAATGCCTGTTATCCTGCCGACCGTGTACACAACGACCAGGTAACTCCTTGGATCGAAGCCTTCGTTAATGCACGTAAGTGGGTAGAAGAAAAGAAAAAATAA